A region of the Montipora foliosa isolate CH-2021 chromosome 8, ASM3666993v2, whole genome shotgun sequence genome:
GTTAATTTTTTCAATGGCCACTGAGCACAATTACAATAATGATGACGACCAACAAGCAAAGAGACTTATTTTGTTTGAATTGACCACACTGGGTCAGTTGGCACAATGACCAGCAATTACCACAACTCAAATCATTTAATTTGCAACTTCAACTACTCAAACATAGAACAACAGTCACCAAACAGCACCCCACAGACACATGCGTCCTGACAAAATACACAGCATTCAAGTGAATTCAAACGGAACACAAATTTTTCTTAAGTTTTGATAAATAAATTGTATTGAAAAAAATGCTAAAGAGCATTGCTttgaaacggccaaaaaaaaaaaaagatgaacaATGGCAACTCTAAATCTCCCACATGGGAAATTTGAAGCAGATTCCACTAGATTATTTACACAACATAGATGGAGAAGTGACAAAAAACCAAACCTCAAACCAAGAGGTACACCTTATATTTGCACACACATAATTCAAGTTGGCACCAAAAACGTACACAAACGAAATACTCCTGATTTTCTCCCTTTGGTATCACAGGACATCCACAATCTTCGTTGAACacaatttattaaataaaaatgATGGTAAAAACTGACAAAACCCCAATGCATGTATAAATACTTAGGAGACTCACTTACTACTGTTGCATGCTCTATCGTGTCAGGGAATAGGTATTTTCTGGATCTGAACCACAATTTTCCAATACTAGATAGAATCAGACCATCTAGGCAGCAACCTTgatatataccacacaagtgaataatACTTTTTGCATCCTCTGATCGGTTAACTTGGAGGTGAAATAGCAAGTACTATTCATTtccaataaaaacaaaaattatggTGTGCGAAGTTGCAACATGCGAGATTTTGCCCATGTGTTTAAAATAACGTTACTATTTGAGCTGATGGCCATTTACTTGTGTGGTAGATactaaattattattcacctcagtggcAGTGAAAGTGGTGGAAATTCACCTTGCCGGCCACTTCGtggctcagtaaatatccaccactattcaccgccactttggtgaataataataatttgtttatcattCCATATGTATGTGTCGGACATAAGACAATCAGTAATCCTATAGGTGCATACTGGTAGTTCCCAGTTGGTTATTATCGCCTCATGTCCAACAAAATTGTTGGACATTCAACAAATTACAGTTGATCTCACATTTACTTTCCTGCACCCCTTTGCGAAGTTCAACGCCTGTTTGACCAATATTCTTTCAgagcaaattaatatgtaaagGCTCGCAGACCAAGTCAGTTTTACCATTGACCAGTCTTTCTGCTGCTGCATCcatacaagaaaaaaaacataatgCCTTGATGTCACATGACAACCATGTATTGagaatttttatttcaattccCCACTATGGCTTGAACATCAAATAAAACTCTGcatagttttttggtttgctACTTAGGCTTGAATACAGACCAATGTGACTGAACATGTTTGGGACAACCAAGTACCTATCCAAATGCCTTTTGTCAGCAAAGTCATCCATTGCAATATCCACTGGGTACTTATTACTGCACTGAATTGATTCTAAATATTTGGCAAGTTCAAGTGCATGTGATTTCTGATAAAGTACCCCTGGGATGCAACACCCAGGAGCCTTGACAACAGAATACATGAAGGGCAGGAAGAACTTCCTTAATTCTATCAAATGAGTTCTTCCGACTGAACGAGCTATTAAAACAACATATGCTGACCAAACTATGAAACTGCAAACCAAAGGCAGTAATTTTCGTGTTATCCTAGTTCTGCGTTTCAGATCCACCCACACGGCAAAAGATCCCCCAACAAAACCAAGCACAACCAGTTCCGGCAATTCTGGCCAACCAAATCCCTGCCACTTTTCAGGATAGTAAAGTTTCAAGAACGCCCAATCTTTACGCTGTTTCAAGAACTTCCACGGCATTTtatgtttcaaaacaaaacgaagatggTTGAGGAAGTCTTCCGATGGTACCGCATCGTCCTCGATCATTAAAACGAAGGTAGCATTATGCTTCACAGCTGTACGTAAACCCAAAATATAATCATCTTTCTGTTTCTGGTGTGAATCCACGGCGTTTGAGACAACAGGCACCGAGCAGTTGACCATTGTTACAAAGTTTGAAAGAAAGAGAGCATCTTTGTTCCGTTCAGGGTTTGGATCACAGTTTAGAATAGTAATCACACTTTTCCCTCCATCGTGCCTCACCTGAGGAAGCAAGCGAGCCGCCACTTGCAACAAATAATGTGTATTAGGTGTACGAAATGAGGTCATAAGAATAATCGAGAATTCGATTTGCTCCCTTCGATCGAAGACGCCAAATGGTGCCGCAGTCCTCTCAAAACCTTGTAAAATTTCCTTTGCCTGTTTAGTTCGAGCCTCGTTCTCCGCTTCGATGAGTTTGTTGGGATCCTTTGGCTTGATGAAATAAGTCGAGAAACCAAGCTTATGGCAAGCGAAAGGAAGAGCAAGCGTGAACGTTACGATGTAAACTAACCCAACAAGCAATCCACGGTTCTGGCAGAAGAACCTGTCCCCAGCATAAAAATATCCACATTTTCTCCGCATATGGTTATCTAAAAGTGGTTATTCCACATACAAAAGTCTCCATATCGAATACCTTGTTAAAGGATATTAACGCCTGACGAAATCAATGCGAATTTcaaaaattcgcgttaatttatgTAAACGTGATTCCCGCGCTGTAAAGCCTGGttccggcaggtacaaaacacaggtgtcaggtcacaggtcacagttCTCTGTTTCAACAATACATAAACAAACTTAAACTTTCATTAATGCTAAcgttaggcctaaaaactcttgtttaggtataattaggcctagggttagcttTGATGAATGTTaaggtttgtttctgtattggtaaaacagagacctgtgTTTTATAACAGCTGCCAGCCTGGTTCTAGCGACGGGAAACGGAGAAGAATGCGTGACGCTGTAATATCATTGATGAACAAAGCACGTAAGGAATTCTATACTAATCAGTTATTGAGGAAAATAGTTGTGATCAACGGAAATTGTTTGAGGCTAGAAAGAGTTTACTTAATTGTAAACCCTGCAACGCTATACCACCTGATATTGATGAGAAACAATTCGCAGAGAATATAGGAAAATTCTCTGTACAGAAAGTTTTGGATATAAGGAATCGATTGGATAATATTCATTCTAGCTGTGAACATGAGACGTCGATACCGCATGTGGTTCCTACGGTTCAATATATACGTGAATTTGATAAACTTACAGAGAATGACGTGAAGTTGATAATGCAGCGGTCCTCACTAAGGTCATGTTTATTGGATCCCTATGCCATCTTGGCTGGTTAATCAATGTGATGTTCTGCTTCCTGTTCTAACTAAGCTAATTAACACCTCTTTACAATCTGGTGAATTCCCAAAAGCATGGAAGGAAGCCTTGGTATTACCACTTCTGAAGAAGCCTGGCCTGGATTGTCAATTCAAAAATTTTCGTCCTATCTGCAACTTACCATTTACGTCAAAGTTAACTGAGCAGGCTGTCTTTGAACAGATTCAAAAGCATATGTGCACTAATAATCTGTATCCGCCTTATCAGTCattgaggccctattaggggttatcgggatacgggatatttgggtaaaaaattatagggatacgggatatttgggcggaaaattaaagggatacgggatatttttaaaaagattctgggatatcgaagttatcattttttaaaagaatcaaataagaattaacgggatacgggatattttggccaaaaattaatgggatacgggatactcagaccccccctaatggggTCTCGTCATTATACAGACGATACTTCAGCACTGAAACATCTTTATTAAGAGTTAAAAATGATATCCTATTGAATATGAATAAGCAATATCTTACTTTACTAATTTTGTTAGACCTGAGTTCTGCTCTCGAGACAGTTGACCATGACATCTTGTTGAAGCGACTCAGCTCTAAGTTTGCAGTATCTGGAGCAGTAATTGAATGGTTGCGCCGGTTCGTATCTTGACGAAAGATGCCAACGTATCTTAATCAACACAACACAATCTAGTAGCTTTTGTTAGAATACGTGCTCCAATATCATGACTTAACTAGCCAACGTAACCCGGCACAAATATAACCGCAACGCTTCTAGTAGTTTAATCATGTGTTATCTATAAGTTAGTAGAAAACCGCTCAGGAAATCACCGTAATTTGTATAATGGTATTTTGCCAAATACGTGAACTTGATTGAAACTGTATAtatcaagagagtatgaaggtaagagaagtaatccctcatattggccctattcccatcgtaatccttcttaagttatttttagatctcctgcgagatccggtattctcacgagggttaactgatagccaatcacatgtcctcatttttacgaatgttgacagctgaacgaattcccacgcaatgattcgcgtctTTCGCGAAAATGGGGAcgtatgattggctatcagttaaccctcgtgggaataccggatctcgaaagg
Encoded here:
- the LOC138012711 gene encoding post-GPI attachment to proteins factor 4-like; protein product: MRRKCGYFYAGDRFFCQNRGLLVGLVYIVTFTLALPFACHKLGFSTYFIKPKDPNKLIEAENEARTKQAKEILQGFERTAAPFGVFDRREQIEFSIILMTSFRTPNTHYLLQVAARLLPQVRHDGGKSVITILNCDPNPERNKDALFLSNFVTMVNCSVPVVSNAVDSHQKQKDDYILGLRTAVKHNATFVLMIEDDAVPSEDFLNHLRFVLKHKMPWKFLKQRKDWAFLKLYYPEKWQGFGWPELPELVVLGFVGGSFAVWVDLKRRTRITRKLLPLVCSFIVWSAYVVLIARSVGRTHLIELRKFFLPFMYSVVKAPGCCIPGVLYQKSHALELAKYLESIQCSNKYPVDIAMDDFADKRHLDRYLVVPNMFSHIGLYSSLSSKPKNYAEFYLMFKP